In a single window of the Methanolobus psychrophilus R15 genome:
- a CDS encoding cation transporter, P-type ATPase: MVEGDIPAVEDIFARLGTSEKGLPEQQISERLEKYGNNELTETKKTTAWNIFTRQFADFIVWVLIAAAIISLLADEVINFWVIVFIIALVIILGFIQEYRAEKAMDSLKDIVKPETTVIRDNKPRNVPTREVVPGDVLVLEVGDNIPADAVVFKSDGLRIEEAALTGESEPVWKDVGDEIFAGTQIVHGKCRAVVVSTGMETKIGEIAGLIQVEDEPTPLQRRVTSLSKKLAAIALLASLITFVLGLFVGAPLTEILLVALALAVASVPQGLPLIMTITLAFGMRRMAQHNAIIRKMLAVETLGSTTVICTDKTGTLTKNEMTVERIFVSGQMFEVSGSGYIPEGEILREGEKANIDQHDTVNKLLRAVALCNTSSLVKREEKWDTVGDPTEIALVVVAAKAGLWKNELEKEYPMIDEIAFTSERKLMTTVHDHGNKRISFTKGAPEYVLKRCTHIEKDGRISEINENEHRDILDINQKMASSAYRVLGIACNENPGDPSRDDLEQGMTFLGLVGMIDPPRDEVREAVAIAHKAGIKVMMITGDNPDTAKAIARHIGLLGDVNTCQLDTEIRTDSDKKVQRIIADCAVTGSELDELNEEEFERVAARISVYARTMPEQKLRIVKALQKNGEIVAMTGDGVNDAPALRKADIGVAMGLNGTDVAQQSSLMVLQDDNFATIVEAVKRGRSIYENIEKFTTYLISRNFTEVLLIMLGLVLLGFELIPLLALQILFINMFDEIMPAIALGLDPVREKIMDQQPRDPNESLLKKRNVMIMVSMATVMASSAFLVFVLNNPLENTTMARTLTFATIVSMILFIPFSFRSLEEPITKIGIFSNRLMVIGVLSTVLLTLLVMYIPFLNNIFELVPLTPAEWLLPLGVAFVTLIFAEGIKIAVRNVK; the protein is encoded by the coding sequence ATGGTGGAAGGGGACATTCCGGCTGTCGAGGATATATTTGCCAGGCTTGGAACATCGGAGAAGGGGCTTCCTGAGCAGCAGATATCCGAGAGACTGGAAAAATATGGAAACAATGAGTTGACAGAAACAAAAAAAACAACCGCCTGGAATATATTCACCAGGCAGTTTGCCGATTTCATTGTATGGGTGCTTATTGCTGCAGCAATAATCTCCCTGCTGGCAGACGAGGTTATCAATTTCTGGGTCATTGTCTTTATCATTGCCCTTGTGATCATACTGGGATTTATCCAGGAGTACAGGGCAGAGAAAGCAATGGATTCCCTGAAGGACATAGTCAAGCCTGAGACGACAGTTATACGGGATAATAAACCCAGGAATGTGCCGACAAGGGAAGTTGTGCCCGGAGATGTCCTGGTTCTTGAGGTGGGAGATAATATCCCTGCCGATGCGGTTGTTTTCAAATCGGATGGCCTCAGGATTGAAGAGGCGGCCCTTACGGGTGAGAGTGAGCCTGTCTGGAAGGACGTAGGAGACGAGATATTTGCGGGTACGCAGATCGTTCACGGAAAGTGCAGGGCTGTTGTCGTTTCCACCGGAATGGAGACCAAGATAGGTGAGATAGCAGGCCTTATTCAGGTGGAGGATGAACCCACACCCCTTCAGAGAAGAGTTACAAGTTTATCAAAAAAACTTGCTGCAATAGCGTTGCTTGCTTCCCTGATCACCTTTGTGCTGGGACTTTTTGTAGGAGCCCCGCTAACAGAGATCCTGTTGGTCGCACTTGCACTGGCCGTAGCATCGGTACCTCAGGGGCTGCCACTTATTATGACAATCACGCTTGCTTTTGGTATGAGGCGAATGGCCCAGCACAATGCGATAATCCGAAAGATGCTGGCTGTTGAGACATTAGGTTCTACTACTGTGATATGCACAGACAAGACAGGAACACTTACAAAGAACGAGATGACAGTCGAGAGAATATTTGTCAGCGGACAGATGTTTGAAGTCAGTGGGTCAGGATACATACCTGAGGGAGAGATCCTGAGAGAAGGAGAGAAGGCAAATATAGACCAGCACGATACTGTGAATAAATTACTCAGGGCCGTAGCATTATGTAACACTTCATCTCTGGTAAAAAGGGAAGAAAAGTGGGATACTGTGGGAGATCCCACTGAGATAGCCCTTGTGGTTGTCGCTGCAAAGGCAGGATTATGGAAGAATGAGCTTGAGAAAGAGTACCCGATGATCGATGAGATTGCCTTTACTTCCGAGAGGAAACTCATGACAACCGTCCACGATCATGGGAATAAGAGGATATCATTCACAAAAGGGGCTCCTGAGTACGTCCTTAAGCGCTGTACCCATATCGAAAAAGATGGCAGGATTTCCGAAATCAATGAGAATGAGCACAGGGATATACTTGATATAAACCAGAAGATGGCGTCATCAGCATACCGTGTTCTGGGAATTGCCTGCAACGAGAATCCAGGAGACCCTTCAAGAGATGATCTTGAACAGGGTATGACCTTCCTGGGGCTTGTCGGTATGATAGATCCTCCACGGGACGAGGTAAGAGAGGCAGTGGCAATCGCCCATAAAGCCGGTATTAAAGTGATGATGATAACAGGAGATAATCCAGATACCGCCAAGGCCATAGCCAGGCATATAGGTCTTTTGGGTGACGTGAATACTTGCCAGTTAGATACCGAAATACGGACAGACAGTGACAAAAAAGTGCAGCGCATTATCGCAGACTGCGCTGTAACAGGGTCCGAGCTTGACGAATTGAACGAGGAGGAGTTTGAAAGAGTAGCTGCCAGAATCAGCGTTTATGCAAGGACTATGCCTGAGCAGAAGCTGAGGATTGTTAAAGCCCTGCAGAAAAACGGGGAGATCGTTGCAATGACCGGAGACGGTGTTAACGACGCACCGGCTTTAAGGAAAGCAGATATCGGTGTGGCAATGGGGCTCAATGGAACTGATGTGGCGCAGCAGTCCAGCCTTATGGTGCTACAGGATGACAACTTTGCCACTATAGTGGAAGCGGTTAAAAGGGGCAGATCGATTTACGAAAACATAGAAAAATTCACGACTTACCTTATTTCCAGAAATTTCACAGAGGTGCTGCTTATAATGCTGGGACTGGTGCTGCTTGGATTTGAACTTATTCCCCTGCTGGCACTGCAGATACTGTTTATCAACATGTTTGACGAGATAATGCCTGCAATAGCCCTTGGACTTGATCCGGTGAGAGAAAAAATAATGGATCAGCAGCCCCGTGACCCCAATGAGAGCCTGTTGAAGAAGAGGAATGTTATGATAATGGTAAGTATGGCCACCGTAATGGCCTCATCGGCATTTCTTGTGTTTGTACTCAATAACCCTCTAGAGAATACTACAATGGCAAGGACACTTACGTTTGCGACTATTGTCAGTATGATACTTTTTATACCTTTCTCTTTCAGGTCCCTTGAGGAGCCTATAACAAAAATAGGAATATTCAGCAACAGGCTGATGGTAATAGGTGTGCTCAGCACGGTCCTGCTGACACTCCTGGTCATGTACATTCCTTTCCTGAACAATATATTTGAGCTTGTGCCACTCACTCCTGCAGAATGGCTGCTGCCGCTGGGAGTTGCTTTTGTGACACTGATATTTGCGGAAGGGATAAAGATTGCTGTCCGGAATGTAAAGTAG
- a CDS encoding fructokinase: MLNSAVSLGRTGTPVALVSELGNDSLGDMICSFLEKENVSVEYVLRYENRKSPIALAFLDSGNNAHYSFYEDFPYGRILNAGRSFTKNDIVMFGSILANSAVLKDEFARILDDADRAGATILYDPNIRKAYTPDIESIRSLVDNNIRYSDIVRASDEDMLSLGECRNADEAYEYVLAAGCECLIYTTAGRGVYLRTPSRSEFYKTSDIRTVSTVGAGDSFNAGIVYTLHQEGLAGEKPENISSAAWDLMIGTGIGFATEVCMSAENYISRKYALSLEAKSISYKYL; the protein is encoded by the coding sequence ATGCTCAACAGCGCGGTCTCGCTTGGAAGGACAGGCACTCCCGTAGCGCTTGTCAGCGAGCTTGGCAACGATTCACTGGGAGACATGATATGCAGTTTCCTGGAGAAGGAAAATGTTTCCGTAGAGTATGTATTGAGGTACGAGAACCGGAAATCACCCATCGCACTGGCTTTTCTGGACAGCGGGAACAATGCCCATTATAGTTTTTACGAGGATTTCCCTTATGGAAGGATTCTTAATGCCGGCAGGAGTTTTACAAAGAATGATATAGTAATGTTCGGCTCTATTCTGGCAAACTCGGCTGTTTTGAAAGACGAGTTCGCAAGAATTCTCGATGATGCAGACAGAGCCGGCGCGACCATCCTCTATGACCCTAACATCAGAAAAGCCTACACGCCGGATATTGAAAGCATAAGATCTCTTGTTGACAACAATATCCGATACTCCGACATTGTCAGGGCTTCGGATGAGGACATGCTATCTCTTGGAGAATGCAGGAACGCAGATGAAGCCTATGAGTACGTGCTTGCCGCAGGGTGCGAATGCCTGATATATACTACTGCAGGCAGAGGCGTGTACCTTAGAACGCCTTCCCGGTCAGAATTCTACAAGACATCCGATATCAGAACAGTCAGTACCGTCGGTGCCGGGGACAGTTTTAACGCTGGAATTGTTTACACACTACATCAGGAAGGTCTGGCCGGAGAAAAACCGGAAAACATCTCATCGGCGGCATGGGACCTGATGATAGGCACAGGCATTGGTTTTGCTACTGAGGTATGTATGAGCGCTGAGAACTACATCTCAAGGAAGTATGCGCTGAGTCTTGAAGCAAAGAGTATCTCATACAAATATCTATAA